The stretch of DNA GATCTGGTAGATGTCGCCGTCGAAGGTCAACGGTTCCTCACGCGCAACCGCTCGGCGGACGATCTCGACGTACTCACGTGTCCGCGTGAGCGGACTGCCGTACGGAACGCCGTGCCAGCCCTCGACGACCTGCGGACCTGACACGCCCAGACCGAGGATGAGCCGTCCACCCGACAGCGCGTCGAGCGTCATCGCCGTCATCGCGGTGTTGGCGGGTGTGCGGGCCGGCATCTGCAGGATCGCCGACCCCAGCACGATCCGGTCGGTCTGGCCCGCCAGGTACGCCAGCACCGTCACCGCGTCGGAACCGTAGGCTTCGGCCGCCCACACCGAGTCGATGCCGATGCGGTCCGCATGACGCACCAGGGGCAGGATCTCGCCCATCCTTGCGCCCGAGTACCCGAGGTTGATTCCCAGCTTCAACGGTCGGCTCCGTCCCGGCGGTTCGCGAGGTGACATCGTAGACAGCGCGTCCGGTCGCCGGGCCGCGGCGGCCTCAGGCGCCGTCGACCTCGCGCAGGGCGCCCGTGCGCACGTCGTACACGTATCCGGTCACCGTGACCTCGGCGCCCGCCAGCGAGGCGCGCAGTGTGGCGACATCGTCCCGCACGCTGTCGTCGACGTCGTCGAACGCGCCGATCCACAGGTTTCCCACGTCGACGCCGCGCGCCGCCAGGTCCGCCCGCATCTGTTCGTCCGTCGTCGCTCCCAGACCGCAGTCGGTGTGGTGGATGACCGCCACCTCGCGCGTGCCCTGCAAAGCGGACGACACGACCAGCGACCGCACTGCGTCATCGGACACGCGCCCGCCGGCGTTGCGCATAATGTGCGCGTCGCCGAGCTCGAGGCCGAGCAGTCGCAGGGGATCGACGCGCGCGTCCATGCACGTGAGCACGAACAACCCACGCGCGGGCAGCTTTGGTGTGTGGCCGGCGTCGAACGTCTCGCTGTACGAACGGTTCCCGTCGACGAGCGATGTCGTGGCTTCGGTGTCGTTTGGCTCCGTCATGGAGCGGCAGCTTACCGGCCCGGCGGCCTGCGCACGTCTCTGCGCGCCATGACGGCGAGCATTCACCGCACCACGAGGCGCCGAGCCGGCGACTTCCGCCTCGACGACGCCAAGGTCGTCGTGCTCACCGCCGTGTCAGAGGTGCGCGGGGGGCGGAGGTGGGCGGGCCGTATCGGTGGGTGGGGCGGCGTAGGCTCGGTTGGGTGAGACCCTGGTGGACGAGCCTGCTGACGTCGGATCGCAGGCGCGGTCGAGGCGACGCGCATCGTCGCACGTGCCGCTGCGGCGCCTGATCGCGGGCGAGCTCGCCTGGGCGCTGCGACAGGTGCTGCACCCGTCAAGCTCGGGGTCGCCCTCGTCGTCACGGCCGTGTTGGTCGCGGCACTGGGCCCGCTCACGCCGGGGCTGGTGCTGACGCGGGGCTGGCGGCTGACCGTCGCCGTGCTCCTGGGGCTGACGTCCGCCACGCTGGCGCACGCGCTGCTCGGACGCGGCGCCGGTCGCGCCGACCCGCTCGCCGAGCGCCGGCTGGCGGTCCGACGGGTGCTCGGTGCGGTGGCGCTGCTGTTGGCCGGCACCGTCGTCCTCGCCTACGTGCTGGCGTCGGTCACGGGATCGACCGACCCGGCGGCGTGCGAGGCGCTCGACGCGGGCCTGTCGATCGACGGGCCGCTGCTGGTCGGAGCCGGGCTGCTGACCGGTGGGGTGCTCGCGGCCGCGCTCGGGGCGCGCCTGCAGGTACCCGGCGCGCTGCTGTTCCTGGCCCTGGGCATGCTGATCGGCGACGACGGGCTCGACTGGGTCAGCCCCAGCGATCCCGTTGTCGTGCAGAGCCTCGGCGTGCTCGCGCTGGTCGTCATCCTGTTCGAGGGCGGGTTGACCACCGATCTCCCCCAGCTGCGCCGCGGCGCCGCACCGGGGCTCGCACTGGCGACCGTCGGCGTCGCGCTCACCGCGGGCGTCACCGCCTTGGGCGCCGTCTGGTTGCTGGGCCTGCCCAGTCGCGTCGCCT from Euzebyales bacterium encodes:
- a CDS encoding carbonic anhydrase, which translates into the protein MTEPNDTEATTSLVDGNRSYSETFDAGHTPKLPARGLFVLTCMDARVDPLRLLGLELGDAHIMRNAGGRVSDDAVRSLVVSSALQGTREVAVIHHTDCGLGATTDEQMRADLAARGVDVGNLWIGAFDDVDDSVRDDVATLRASLAGAEVTVTGYVYDVRTGALREVDGA
- a CDS encoding cation:proton antiporter; protein product: MLAAALGARLQVPGALLFLALGMLIGDDGLDWVSPSDPVVVQSLGVLALVVILFEGGLTTDLPQLRRGAAPGLALATVGVALTAGVTALGAVWLLGLPSRVAWLVGAIVASTDAAAVFELLRRAPCPSGCPRCSRSSRVRTIPLPCCSPSACCRPGAFPPARPRGSPSVRCS